The DNA region AGGGGTGATACTGTGGGTATCGCAGGTGTTTGAtagcaacaatgatatatatatatacattattttttaaacacttcattttcacatatttttgtttttatttctctcGTTTCatactttctttctcttactttttcatttttttccttctcATTTCTCTCCTCATTTCACCTCTTACTGTTGAATAAAATAGTGTTAGCTTACCACCTTAGGTAGTTAACCACGGTTAGCTCTACTAtggttagtttagtttgttAGATATCTGGTTAAGTTGTTAACCGGTTAGTTAGAGTTTGCTTAACAACTCTCTTAGTATAAAGCTTGTAACAACACTAGATTTTACATTCATTCAATACATTCTCAGTTTTCTCTGCAATCAATCAAGACATTTCCGCTTTGTTAACTTCCGCTTTGTTCAACAGCTAGGATTCCAGCAAAGTACAGCAGATCATACACTCTTTGTTAAGAAGACTTCATCTTCATTCACAGCTCTTCTTCTATATGTGGATGATGTCCTATTGACAGGCAATGATATAACTGAGATTGTGTCAGTGAAACAATCATTTCATGCTCAGTTTAGGATCAAAGATATAGGAGAAGCCAAGTGCTTCTTAGGATTGGAGATTGTCAGATCTACTACTGGGATTGTTCTAAATCAGAGAAAGTACACTTTGGAACTCATTTCAGATTCTGGTTTGCTGGGTTGCAAACCTGCTTCTACTCCAATGGATCACTCTCATAAGCTTGGAGTATCTACAGGAAAACCACTTGATGACATTGGTTCTTATAGAAGGCTCATTGGCAGGTTACTTTATCTCACAACTACAAGGCCTGACATAGCCTTTGTTGTTAACCAACTCAGTCAGTTTTTATCTTCTCCTACAGACCTTCATGAGGCAGCAACTCACAGAGTACTGAGATACCTCAAAGGTACTCCAGGTTGTGGTCTTTTCTATCCAGCTACATCTTCTACTACCTTAACTGCATTTAGTGACTCTGATTGGGCTGGTTGTGTGGATACACGAAAGTCTATCACTGGCTATTGTGTGTTTCTTGGTAGTGCACTGATTTCATGGAAGTCAAAGAAGCAGACAACCACATCTCGTTCGTCTTGTGAAGCAGAGTATCGGGCCATGGCAGCAACAGTGTGTGAGATACAATGGCTCAATTACCTTCTTCGTGATCTAGAAGTTTTTCATTCTACTCCTGTATCAATGTATTGTGATAATCAGTCAGCTATGCACATTGCTCATAACCCAAGTTATCACGaaaggaccaagcatattgagcTAGACTGCCACATAGTCCGTGAGAAGCTTCAACAAGGACTCATTCATCTTCTACCAGTGTCTTCCTCTTTGCAAATTGCTGACATTCTTACAAAACCTTTGACTCCTGCCCCATTCCATAGTATCTACTCCAAACTGGGGATGCATAACATCCATTCTCCAGTTTGAGGGGGGCTGTTGAATAAGATAGTGTTAGCTTACCACCTTAGGTAGTTAACCACGGTTAGCTCTACTAtggttagtttagtttgttAGATATCTGGTTAAGTTGTTAACCGGTTAGTTAGAGTTTGCTTAACAACTCTCTTAGTATAAAGCTTGTAACAACAGTAGATTTTACATTCATTCAATACATTCTCAGTTTTCTCTGCAATCAATCAAGACACTTCCGCTTTGTTAACTTCTGCTTTGTTACTTACACCTTAAAAAGAGGTGTGTAAGTAATATTATTGGTTTGTCAGGGCTTGGCGATTTTCCAATTATTTTTGCTAAATATACTCTTAAGAGCATCTACAATgttagttcttaattcttagtttttagcactattcatgtgagaccgtattgccacatgtgcttaagcaactctcaagcaattttgctccaaccatgatttcttagttcttaccattATTCATTTgatcccaccaaccacattatttatactttttattgtcataaagtaataaaaaaaacccataaagtaatttaaaaaagtaaaactttatgggttttttatgctaagaaacCTTGCATagaactcaaaaaaaaattgtttatgctaagaactcaaaaagtaaaacttcttatataagaactgagtttttatttttaagaactaagaacttcatGTCAGCACCTTTAATGGTTAAGAGCTCAgttttcaaaaataagaattaagaaccttgcattggagatgctctaagtgaaaatgaaattagatagaagagagatatgaagaaaaaagaaagaaagtaaAAGACGTAATATGCAATATATTGGAATAAAAGAGAGATACATAGAAAATAAGGTGAAAATAGAATGAGAGTCTATTCTACCGGCGTATGAGTTGAAAAACTTGGTTAAATAAACAGTAATTATATGTGTACCACTTCACAGTCCATCCATCTAAGGATACAACTTTTTTCTCTAACTATCTCTCTCTTTTGGTCACATCAAATCATATACCATATTTATATTTTGTCATCATTCTATCTCGCTAGTGGTTTACACCTCTCGGGTGTACATTGATCTATATTACTGAATAATTATTTCAGAGCTTGAAAAATTTGCTAATAAATAGTAATTTAAATGTAGTAATTTAAATAATCGTCCCTTATTTTATGATTCTCATATGCTTGTATCCGTActcattacccgcaatttaattagccaaaatataatgtttattattttttattttaataagtaaaaatcattcaactaagtATATATACATCTCTGTTAAAATGAATAAGtgataaaattataattttaaatttataatttagatTCTATTAATATGAGTCTAAAGTGGTAGGTTAATAACTTACCTATTTCAAAAATATGTGAAGTAAATCAACAAAGTAAATATTATACTTTTTAGTGATAGTATATATaatagagattaatttctatgcacggacggtgtaaataagttttacatcatcattcaatcacatccctccattttgttttctcacaattaattttgaatttaataatatctaaaatagaaaatggaagactgtgattgaatgatggtgtaaatttttttacaccgtcggtgcatagaaattaatctctatataatattaaaacatCATTCATTCACttgtgagattaatttctatgcaccgacggtgtaaaaagttttacaccatcattcaatcacaaccttccattttctattttagatattattaaattcaaaattaattgtaagctaacaaaatggagggatgtgattgaatgatggtgtaaaacttatttacaccgtcgatgcataaaaattaatctcttttttaAAATGAGTATGTACgaaaattctaaaatttaacTAACTTTGTTAAATTACTACCAAGCGtatacataaaataaaaaataattaataaagggTGTGgtagggatggcaacgggtagGATCGGGCACAAGTTTTATAATtatcaaacccaaacccaaatcccataACCCAAACCTAAACCCAAACAAAAACccttatgggcgataaaatgaaatccatgctcaaacccattgggtttcggatttACCCAAAACTCAAACCCATTATTTACGTGAAATAGCAACCCGATCAAGAACctactttcataaaaaaaacgtgaaattcatagaaagaaaaaaaaataattactattcATCATCATCCATCACCAAAGTGAGACACAATATCttagagtttactttctcaaacatacaaaagtacattaaatcatcaaacactaagaactaagtttataaatatacgTGTATGAGggattttttgtaattttatgtttcgggtATCTTTAGGTTTGGGTTCGGGCGGGTATGGGCAcggatttaactaataccaaacTCAAATCCATAACTTACTACAGTAACGGgcaaaactcaaacccaaacctaaatccagtcaactcgggttttgtccgtcaaatcggatcgggttcgggcgggtacccatgggtttgggcaaaattgccatccctaggGTGTGGGTTAAGGACAGGTTAGATATTATAGTACTTTAATTACCTGCTCCAGTACCCAGTATCTTTGATGCATATTTATCATACTCGAGTTTTTATCTTATCCAATATTAGCAAAGATCTATTGTCATCCCTAATTTTACTCGAGACTCTCCAATGAAAGTCAAGAATTcttctcttaattttttttctccacATTTAATGAACTGGTATTGGCGTTTTCTGGCATTTGGCAAATTGGGATCCGCTTGCACCTGGCATAAATGGGGTAAGTGTAATTTAGCACTTATTTTTTGTTGTCTAATTTCGACCTTTAAATGATTGAATTAATAGATGAGAATTGACATTTGCTCGAATATGTCTCATTCCACTAGAAAATAGGGAATGAGAATGGATACCCCTCTTAAAATTGCTATCCcctttattttctaaaaaactCAAAATTGCCCTCATGTTTTAAACCCCCCCTCCACCCATTTCTCATTTTTCGGAGCCATCAAGTTCTATGCAGTGCATCACTTTCTCCTGAGCTTTAAAGCTCGGGACTGGAAGTTATTTCCCGAGCTTTATGGCTCGGGACTGGAAGTTGTTTCCTTACCAAGGTCTAAGGGTCAGTAATTGTTCCAATTTCTTCAAGGAAGGTTTCCGAGGTTTGGCAATCTCGGGAACACATTTTTCATATTCCGAGCTTGACAAACCTCGAGAAATCCACGTTTATAAATTACTAAGGCATAGCCCTCATAATGATTCCGGGAATTAGACCCTTGGAGTATCAAACCTCGGGAAATTCATCAggaaaattataatatatgtCGAGTCATAAAACTCGGGGTGTTCCCGAGGTACCAAAGCTCGGGAAATTAATCATCAGGAAAATTATAATACATCCTGAGACTTAAGGCTCGGAGTGTTTCCGAGGTCTTAAAGCTCGGGAATTATTTTTAACAGAGATATTTTGGAGATTTCCCACTTTAAAGGGGGTAGAAATTCTAAGAGTGGGGGTGTCAATTCCATCTCCCTAGAAAATATTTCTCTCGCACCTCTTTTttaggtggaaagaggtggaagaaTGACAGtcataggaagaaaaaaaagtaagaaatataaagtatgagatgtgatagatgataagaggaaaaAGATAGAAATAAGAATCGTATGAGGCCCCTTCAGCTTCTCTTTATTGTGGGAGAGGGCGTCCAAAAAAGGTCAAGAGAGGACACATGCCCCGTCAGTTTCCCTCGGCCATATGTATGGGATTAGTTGCAGTTGAGGGTAAGAAGGCCCTTCCTCTAGTGCGATCATACCATCGGTTTATCCTATTCTGTTGGTTTCTAGGAGCGCCTCGAGTGGTCGCTACTGGACGCTGGCCAAGAAGACGTGGTTGGTTGGCATACTTGTGGGTTGTACGTTTGATGGTGGGGATGAGACGGCTATCTACGGCTTAGCACAGGAAATGGAGGAGTGGTGGCCGCCCTAAGTGGCAGAGTTGCTCTTGTTGGTTTTTTATCTGGTTTAGGTCTTCAGCTTTACTCTTTTtgggtttttcttttgttcaggGAGGTTCTTGTTGT from Lotus japonicus ecotype B-129 chromosome 2, LjGifu_v1.2 includes:
- the LOC130736958 gene encoding uncharacterized mitochondrial protein AtMg00810-like, which codes for MAGSAWLGFQQSTADHTLFVKKTSSSFTALLLYVDDVLLTGNDITEIVSVKQSFHAQFRIKDIGEAKCFLGLEIVRSTTGIVLNQRKYTLELISDSGLLGCKPASTPMDHSHKLGVSTGKPLDDIGSYRRLIGRLLYLTTTRPDIAFVVNQLSQFLSSPTDLHEAATHRVLRYLKGTPGCGLFYPATSSTTLTAFSDSDWAGCVDTRKSITGYCVFLGSALISWKSKKQTTTSRSSCEAEYRAMAATVCEIQWLNYLLRDLEVFHSTPVSMYCDNQSAMHIAHNPSYHERTKHIELDCHIVREKLQQGLIHLLPVSSSLQIADILTKPLTPAPFHSIYSKLGMHNIHSPV